GAAATCCCTTTGACACCGTACCATGCAAAGTTCAGCTTACCATACACAGTTGCATTGATGCTCCTTAAAGGCGAATGTGGAATCGAAGATTTTAGTGATGAAGCGATTAAAAATAGAGAGATTTTGAAGTTAGCGAAGAAGGTGAAGTGGGAAGAAGATCCTAACTCTGAATTCCCGAAACGCTTCCCAGGCTGGGTAAAGATAAGGATGAATGATGGGAATGTGTATGAGCATAGAGTGTTGAATGTAAGAAGTAGTCCAGAAAACCCTTTAAAGTATGAAGATTTGATGGAGAAATTCTATAAGAACGCTTGCAGAGTACTCCCTCCCCATCATGCAAAGAATATAATTGAGTTAATAGAGAGTTTTGAAAGATTGAATAATTTGGAAGATCTAATGAAGAAAGTATCGTCCATCGAATAATTTTTACAACGGATTGGTATTATGAAGGATTGGTAAGATGATACAAAATTGAAAATGAAGTAAAAAGAAGATGGTAGATGAATTTTGATAACTTTCGTCCTAATTCTTAATAGCATGCTTCAGCCCTTTTAATACCCTTAACATAAAAAGTTAATAAGTACTTGGAAAAAAGGATTAAGTAAGATGGGTAAGACAATTTGTGAAAAGATAATAGGTGAACATGCGGGGAAAAGTGTTTCCGCTGGAGAGATCGTGACTGTTAATGTAGATTACTGCTTCGCACATGATGCAAGTGGGCCGCTGGTAATAAATTACCTTAAAGACCTTAACAGGAACCCCTTCAATCCTAAAAAGTGCATCATCTTTATAGATCATGTCGCTCCTAGCCACAGGGCTGAAATTAGTAATGAACATGCAAAGCTTAGACGCTTTGCCCAAGAAACTGGCTCGATATTTTATGAAGCGGGTAATGGTATTTGTCATCAATTGATGGTTGAGGATTT
The DNA window shown above is from Nitrososphaerales archaeon and carries:
- a CDS encoding aconitase family protein, yielding MGKTICEKIIGEHAGKSVSAGEIVTVNVDYCFAHDASGPLVINYLKDLNRNPFNPKKCIIFIDHVAPSHRAEISNEHAKLRRFAQETGSIFYEAGNGICHQLMVEDFANPGELIIGGDSHTCTIGAVGAFATGMGATDVAVAMALGKTWLRVPETIKVVVNGQLKRGVFAKDVILHVINRLGV